The Gadus chalcogrammus isolate NIFS_2021 chromosome 16, NIFS_Gcha_1.0, whole genome shotgun sequence DNA window TTGCTGTCCAAATTATCTGACTAGGTAAGATTGTGGGTAGTGGCTCAAAGGGAACATTTTAATTTAGTATTGTCTTGACGAAACCAATGTTGCTTAGCTTGGATTTTGAAGGTGAAATAACAGTCTATCAAGAATGATTTTACAGTGATGTGCTCTGTTATTTTCTTATGCTCACTGAAAACCTTTTGATTGGCAGAAATGCTAACAAattatttaatattgtgttaCATTTCCTAAAATCTGGGAATTAAGGAAAACTCCCAGTGAGATTCTATATTCAACAAAGGAGAAAGATAATTGTAAAATTCGGACGTGTAGATGACTTAAAAAACACTAAAATAATGTTTATGTCATTGccaaaaaagtcaaatgaaAAAAATTGAAGCACTGGCTACAGTGCAGTCTACTACTGAACCATCTATTGTCTGTAATCTTGTTTTATTTAAGTTAATTTCCTTTGCTTCTGATGTGTTAATTTAAATCTTTTTTTGTAAGGGGGTTGTTGGAAAGAAAGTGGCATTGCACTGATATTGAACATGTACATAAAAAGTGTTTGTAAATTAGCCAATTAAAAACCTATGTATTTGAATATGAACTGTACAAAATACTGTACTTGTAGTTGTATATGGAGTGATACTATTGATCTGTAACAAATACCAAGGTAACAAATTAAATTCTGCTGAAGAAATGGAACAGCGCTGTCTCTGTCATGATTTTGATCTATTATTGTTTGGCCTACTGACTGTCCTTCATCTGACCAAGCTATATTTGGACATAGGCAAGCAAGGGAAGAACTGTAGGTTAATAAGCTTTACTTAATTTCTTCTTCACAACCAAACAGCAGACCATAACAGCAATTTTAAAGAGCCTATTGGTTTAGATGTTCTACACATGTGCAATTGGTCTTTGGTCGAAGGGGCGTGCCACATGGTCAAGCCTCTCTTTCAGACACACCCCCGTACGAGACGATAACCAATCAGCGGCGACCTGGCGGTTCACGCGTTTTTACGACACGACGAAGGCGTCTCAACATGTCTCTCCACTACTGTCAATTTAGTTGTTTGCTATAGTGTGCAATCATGGGCATTCGATTATTAGAATACATATTCTTCTTCTATTTTGCATCTCATATTCCCATTACACTATTTATCGATTTACAGGCGCTGCTACCTGATCAAGTGTATCCGAATGTGGTGAGTGGGACATATCAGGCGACTTTGCATGTCAGTTAGTGTGATCGATGTTGTAATAAGGTGCACTGCTTCTATATTAGTTTTGCGCATTTAACATGTTGTCAAACATTTGATTCCCTGACAATATTGAATTCACGTTAATAACCTCGTTCCGACAGCTGAAAGATCTTCTCAGGTGGTATGCAGAAGAGTTCAAAGATCCCATGGTTGTGGATCCGCCGACCTGGTTTAAGTCATTCATCCTGTGCGAAGCTTTGGTCCAGATGCCATTCTTCCCCGTTGCTGCATATGCTTTCTTTAAAGGTAGGTGACGCAAAATCGAATCTCGTGCAAAAccgtatataggcctacttgcaTAGGGACCCTTGTGTAGTTCATTGATATGCTACTCAATGACGGCCACTAGTGGagaacaatacattttgaacaGGGTCATCTTTATACAGCTCATTTGGCCCTACTTTGTGTTCTTCGTTTCCAGGTGGATGCAAATGGATCAGGACTCCGGCTATCATCTATTCAACACACGTGGCTACCACCTTGGTCCCTATTTTGGCGCACGTGCTGCTGTTCCCGTTCCCCCTGAAGCCCCACGCGGGCCCACAGACCTCCAAAGAGCGCTTGACCCTTGTGTCCATATATGCCCCTTACCTGCTCGTACCCTTGATGTTGCTGTTTACCATGCTCTTCTCTTCCACATACAATTCAAACTCCAAGGTTGGAAACAGTTCTGCTAAACTCAAGAGACAATAggcttttatttatattgtctttCTGAATGAATGTATAGCCTATATGGTAAAAGGGTATGTTTCTACACTGTTAACCCGTGAACAACACAATATTCTGTAATTACAATAGGCTATGTTTCATAAAATGTGTCTTGAAAGTGCTGTTTGACTGTCGCCATATTAATGTAATGGGCACTACAACACAAACCCTAAACGGAAACACCATAAATGGCCAACaatatttttaatttcttaagatttaacaaaaatatgaatttaatATTTTGTGATCTTATTTTAGACAACATTGAGTTCCTCAATAAATCGTTGCCAACATGTTGCCAAATCTTTCACATATTCCTTTGGGATCGCAGTATCAATTCAATGTCGGGAAAATTGTATTATGtggaaaataacacaaaaatagTTGAATTATACAGGTCTCTGCCGTCGATTTCAAATTTCAGTGTGCTATATTCTAGAGCGGAAGGAACGACGTGGCGCAACACCGCGCGGAAGGATACTGTATAAAGCAATAACACCGCACTACGTTTCAGTATTGTTAAAGGCAGTCTCTGGACGGCGGACCAATTGATTTTAACCAGGCAGACAAGAAATACAAATGTTAGACCATTTAGGTAAGAGTCGAGTTGGACGTAGTGATAGCTTCTAATGAACGCCACTGTCGACGAAGGATTTGCTGTACAAAGTGTCCTGATGTCAAACGGATCAGATTGATTTTCATCGAGCCAggattgtttttatttgaccagagaggaggacggtgtCTTGCAGAAAAAGGACATTTCGGAAGAGGACACAACCAACGACAAACGGATTTATTTTCGCATTTGTTTTGCCTTCTGTCCAAATTTaaagcctctgtgtgtgtctctgcactGCTAGCCAGCTAGTCAGTCATGTCTGCTGTGTTTTAGGTCGATCGCATAGTTAACATCGAGGTGACAGTGATGACAACCACGATATTTACCCCATCGGATGCACACTAACATGAAGGCAGAAGACCACCACTGGCAGCATGAGACTcggaggggcagcagcagcagcgttgTGTCTCTCCGGGACTAGCAGAGTCAGATAGTCCTGGTCCTCTGCAGGTGGAGGTCAGATAGTCCTGATCCTCTGCAGGTGGAGGACAGATAGTCCTGATCCTCTGCAGCTGGAGGTCAGATAGTCGTGGCCCTCTGCAGGTGGAGCAGCTTTGCAGGGCGACGTGTAGGACGGCATCATGTAGACTGTCATCCTACACAGTCTGGCTCACTTGAACGCAATCGTCTGCCGTGCAACCCGGAGATAGATGAATGGCTCATGAACTAGGTCCGAAGTGGACAGCTGGTGCTAGGGACTGACACAGCGGACCTCGGGATAAGTCTATAACTAGACATGGGCAGAAGATATATGCTATGATTAAGGTTGTCAGGACGAATATAAACGCCCCTTGCTAAAGCGATACGTCCTGCCCACATCAGGACCACGAGTCACCAGAGGGACGACATTGGAGTGACCAGCTCACTACATCGCCGTTTCGCCCAGAGTGAAAAGCCTCGGCGCCCTGCAGACAGAATCAGGAGGACCCTTGTTTACTGGGACGTCCTTCATCATGGAGACCGTGGGGGATTTCGAGTACAGCAGGAAGGACCTGGTCGGACATGGCGCATTCGCAGTCGTTTTCAAAGGGAGACACAGAAAGGTACATGCTTCACAATCTGCacaatcatccacacacaccaaaacaacatCCACCTGCTCCcagttttatgtgtgtgtgcggaagaAAAGGGCAAAATGACGCTTGTCTTGGAAATCTGGGTCAATGCATAATGCAGTGTGCCACTCTGCAACATCAAAACACAAATCACCAGATTTCCTTTTTCGTATATGTTATCATAGTAAGTCACGCAGGCATTGCGACTTCGTTTTAATCTGTTATATTTCAATGCCTACATCTTTGAATTTGAGTAGCGTTTGTGAGCAGTGTGAGGTGGCAACATACGTCCATTCATGAAACTGGTGATTCAAGCACCAGAATTGCTTGCTGACGTACTACAGCTGCAGGGTGGATGGCGTGTTTCACGACAAGAGTCATCGTTATGTAAGGAATGTGCATGGACCATTCATGCTCTTCTGCAATCACCTGCTATCGTGTTATGGTGAGGTTGAAACTAAAACATGTTTATTACGGTGATGTTTTCAGAGTATATTTATGTTTAAGACACAATTGAAGATGCACACAACATTGGGAATAGAGGTAATATCTGTTTTTtaattgtgtgtctgtttgtgtttgctcgCATCTTTGCATATGACCATAAAAGAAATGAGAGAAAATGCATTGTTTCAGTTTTTCCCCTGACCAAATAGCTCTAATCTCTAATCAACTGAAGAGGTTGAAAGGCGAACCAAACAGCCATCTAGGGTCTAGGCAATATTATCTGAATTCTGACCTTGCCGCCTTGTCTTTGCAAGCCAGTGTGATCAGGCCATGTGACCTGCTGAAATGGACCCTCCATGTGACAAGTATATTTGTAACCACTAGCATCTGAAAAACGTGTGAATGCCCTCTGTGCTATTTCTAGGGACAGTTCCACTTAAGAAGACAATAGGAGTGGAGGGCCAGAGCGATGCAGGAGTAGGTTACTCTCTCATTGCATATTGTTTTGCGTCATTTTGAGTTTTTCTTTTGTGAAATAATTGGCACATCGCTTTTGTTTATTGTAGTGTcatgctttttattttgtttggtgtTATTTGCGatgtttgatttgtattttgatacgtctgaaataaatgaaatcaatcaatcaatcaatcaattttcACAGGCAAACGGCCACAAAACACTTCTTGAGATCATGTGAACTTGGACCTCATGTTTTCCTGTGGGAAGATGTTATTCTCATGGTATTTTCACCACAGGTTCACCTATCATGGTGAATCCAGCAGTGCTGCTGAagtttatatctgtgtgtttctgaccCCACCGTTATCCCACCATGATTCACAAATGAGATCATGTGGGTAGCGGCATCTCAGCATCTCTCAAGTGACTCCTCATAATACACAAAGTGCTCACACGGCATGACTCACCTCCAGTCTACACTGTGGCACAAAACCTCCAAGTTGGTTTGCCTTTACTCCCAACCTCGCGCTATGTTGGTGAAGGAGGAGGGTAGGTTTCCTGTCATCAGCCACACTTGGCAGAATGGGCCTTTCAGCCATTCATGGTGCCAACAGTGTAATGTATACAACAGCACGCCAGGTTGGCTTCTTTATCACAGTTCAGGCCTGCCAAAGGCGGTCCACGTTCCCCGAGCTAGAACATCTCACATTAGCCTAGATCCACTTTAGAAAATGTCCCTCTTCATTAATAGGATTTCTTTCTTTGTGCAGTTTAACTTAACGCACACAGCTGCACCGCTCCTGTACCCTGGACCTCATTTTGCAGTTCCTTTTTATAAGCTGCTTTTATTCTCATTCCTCTTTTCCCAGGGAACATTTGTTCTCCCTGGACTTGATTGACCTAGTCTTTATTGGCCACTGATGTTTTAAGTCTTTTCGTTCATTGGAATAGAGGTCAGTATTATTTTCCAATGTCCCCTGTCGAGGCTTGTTCATGGGCAAGAATGAAAAGCCTTCTCGTTACCAGGTTTGCAATTAAAATACCCCACTACTTTTCCACTTCCTTGGCCCTCTCTCCCGCAAATGGTGCAGACACTGACAATGCCATTGACGCCTGCTGGCTAGactccatacacacaaacacaccctgatCTTGAGGGACAGGGGACATCTGAAGGGATTTAAACTAATTCCCcccttcttgttttttttctctcctgttCTCCCCCGCTTTCTTCTGTACTGTAGAAGACAGATTGGGAGGTGGCCATCAAGAACATTAATAAGAAGAACTTGTCGAAGTCCCAGATCCTCCTTGGCAAGGAAATCAAAATCTTAAAGGTGAGTGTCGTATGCTTCTTCTCACTTGACTGTTACCCGGTAATGATTATTTGACATTCCTTTCGATCAGTATTAATGTAGCTCTTCtttgaaataataattaatgtttttttcttttttgaaggAACTTCAACATGAAAACATTGTGGGACTTTACGATGTCCAGGTACGCCCTCATTTAATATGTATTTGAAAAAGATTTTTCTGaggaaaaatgtatttgttgtcTTGCAAAGGTACTGATCCATTATGTGTGATCATGCCCCTTTTTTATTAACACGTTGCTCATATTGTCTAATATTATACAAGCTCAGCTCTATTCAGATTAGGCTGCTAAACTAAATGTTGAATAGAACTAGGTGAATCTTTTTCTCTCGGTAGCTTCATTTATACGTCTAAGAGCGTATGTATTTACATTAAGGTTTGAGTAATGATATAAAACTAGAGTAAGCTGTGCTCTGCTCTATGCTAGCTACAGTATTCAGATAACGCATCTCTGCTCTTACTCGCATTGTGATCTTTCACAGAATAACAATGAAATTCCCTATAGAACCTTAATATAGAAATCTGCTAGAGAAGTCCCTAGAGAATCAATGTTTCtttcagcctttttttttttacttcagacAGAAAACACATTTTGGCCTCCACTAGGTCCTCCTGCTCTTGTCAGAGTTGGCAGATGCAGAGTCCCTAGTATTGCTGGAGTTCAATACTGTTGTCTCAAGTTTCCATCCTATAGCCTTGCCCTCAATCAGATCCATGGTCATAAATGCACCTTTCTGGATTTAGGGCTAAAACTCTTGTGTTTTTCCTGGTAAGAACGCAGGTCATTCTCTTAGAAGGATCTAATGCTGTGGATGGCTGGAATGCCCTGTCGACTTCCATAGGAGAGACAAATGTGTATTGAGATGTTACAAACAAGCCAATATCTATAGAAGTGGGGCGTGCGCCCCAACACATAACATACACAGCGCACTGTACACTGCACACATGAGGCCATGTGACCTGCATGTGACCAACCCGGCCAGGCACCAATCGTTAAATCCGCCAATCATTATCAATTTACCTTCAGCTGGCTAAATTAGTGATGACGCTGGTTACTTATTCATTATGTTAGTGCAGTGGTGGACCATTTTGACAGTAAGGACATAATTTTTCTAGAAGATATATCATTTTAAATGTCTAAGAATAGAATCAAAGACAAAGAATCAGAATTTCTTATTCTTGATACGGCAAAAATATGAACTTAATCAAATAACTATTCAAAAATGAAGGGCAACCCATTCATTAGAAGTAGAATAACTGTCTTGAGAAGCAGAGATGTATGTTTGCTATGAGTCTAAAGGGAAGTTTGATGTGGAATGGGCTTCTATTGGATATGGGGTGGTGGCGGGTGGTGCTTGCTTATATTGGATAACCGATGTGGCTTAGGACGCATGGATATGAGATCTGAACTGATAAGGCTTGATGCTTGTTGGTGCGCCAACGTTAGGAGCAGTGTTGGGAGTCATTTGGGTTCTGTGTCTTTATGCTGTCAGAGTTCCATATCATCCATCTCCTGCAAGGTCTTTCTTGTAATCCCCACAAGATGGATACATCTTTTGCTTACTTTGTTGTATTCTTTTATAGTAATGCATCATGTTACATTATCAAATAGGATATGCCACACAAAGTCATTTCATTTCAATAATCTCTAATGGAAATGAGCTGTTcttgcatttattttgtgtgttgggCTACTGCAGCTGTCGTTGGCCGAAAGGTTGTAGGCTATTGGGGTCTGAGAAGGTGTTCTCTGAGAAGGGAAAGTCACAGGACGGAATCCTTTTGCAGTAAAGAGTGACTTAAAGGATAGGGCCATTGTACATTTCATGTATTCCTTGTCaaccccttttccatctcccacgAAGTATCCACATTCTTGTTTGCTATTTGTCGTTATCTTGATAACCTCAGTTTTCTTTCAtagttatttttctatttacaGATAATATAGAGTGCAGGTATTAAGTACtacctttttgttgtttttttgaagTATACATTTCCTTGCTGGCAACTGTTTACACATTTCCCACGATGAAAGTGTGAAGTAATGTTAGCAATGATCTATAGGTATGTTGTGCAAGTCGATTGCTCTATTTGTTtaatggttagggttaaggcTTCCCACTGGAGGCCTGCTGTTATATGTTTAAAATACAACTGACCCAAATGATTTGcccttgtttgtgtgcattttcaTGCCAATGCAATGCAGAATAGGCCACCTATTTTAGACGTATACTAGTTGTGTATGGGTTTTATGCGCACACATAAAGACCTTTGTTGGTAGAAAATACCTACCTAATACTTTTGTGCcatataatattattttacaTTCAGTGAATTCATGAACACACTATGGTCCTGCATTGTGCAGAGTTGTTTTCTCTTGTGGAAAGGAGGTACTTTCTGGGCTATGGTTCAGTATTTAGTCTCTCCAGCTTTGCATATTTCATAATGTATAATTACCATTCATGTAAGGCAAAAATGAATGCACTCAACTCATGCACCCCAGGCTTAAATATAATAGGGGAATGATAAAATGCACAGTATCTGATAGTGCAGGGGTGTTATTACAGTGAAAGGGAATTCCTTATTTCAGATTAACAGACGGAAAGAATGAACGAAAGACTGAATGAGTGAGGGTTTGTTTATGAAGCTTAAAAGTCACATGACACATACGCCAATCGAAAAACAAAACCTCAACTTCCTCCACCATGGGAACAAAGTGTTCTACCTAAGGGgcggacccacacacacacgcacacacacacacttctctgaAGTGAAATTGTAAAGGCCGTAAACAAAggcttgggggtggggggaaggagaggggagtcTTGCCTGTACttgggtgggcgggggggagagctTTGAGTTATACAAGAGGCTTTCTAGGAATGTGCTTCAATGTTCACATTGCATCGGAGGACTTTTTTTCTAGAGCTCAttacgcacaagcacacactggtTATTGACCGAGACATGGGTCCTaccagtagggctgggcgatatgacgatatcataccgtggacgatatgaaagtgtctaccgggagagatttggccatatcgtttataccgagagaaaaaaaaaaaaaaaaaaaaaaaattatattgatCTGACTGAAGCAGggcaggtgtgagactcacctgttaacttgaaaaaaaatctcatttgtattgaagaaacagttctatttttaccaccagctatttgcacagcacataactttattttataagtgtataattagtatttaaaatatttgtgtgatgaaGTGAtttctattttatattacactgcactgactgacagccaggcaggtgtgaagcacacctttaaaaaaaaatgttatttgtattaaaaaaacagttcaatgttcacaagatgtttgcactatatgacactgcagttaatgacagattgttcgctacttactccttttgtaagcatggaaattcaagttcaaaataaaagaaaaaactgatcaaatgtgaagtatggttattttaagccatttattattttaatttacttcaaaaataccatatcgtgatatatatccatatcgtgatataaaattactcatatcgtgatataagattttgtccatatcgcccagccctacctacCAGCATTTGAGCATACACGAAACGGTAAGGTATAGAAGTGCATCTTAAGAGTCTGGATGTGGTTTATGTGACCGCTGGCCAGTCCAGGATGGTTGAACAGAATTGTTCGTAATTAGAGCCCGACTGATAAAGGATtattaaggccgataccgatacaaatatttggtgatttaaaaatccgatatttCTGccgatatatattttaaaaagaaattccagaaacacgttacaaaacataaacagatttccctaacattggttatttgtagttatttatgagtcctcattaaaataataaggtaatgcagttGAAAAAATAAACCTTTTATCTTtttgtcacaacagaaaagtcAAAATCTAAATTTATTAAAGTTCTGATAAATTAaatgcataaaaataaaaacgtaagATATGACACTCAAAGTCTGTTGAACATAACACAATaaccaaaatatatattaattaattaattaagtaatTAATCGGCCAgtaccgatagtttggaaaatgcctaatatcggcccgCCGATATAGGGGTCGGGCTCTATTCGTAATAATCTCCAACAGGAACATAGGCCTTGGTGACTCCCTTGTTTTATGGCAGTATGCCTGCAGAGTCCGAagtctgcatttttttttaaaaacacccGATATGAGTGTACATACTCAGTGAACACTGTGACCCATTTGAGGGTTGGGCAGCACTCCGGGTAAACAACATTCACTTCATCTGAGCTGTTGTCACCACCCGTCCATGGCTTTTCTCCTCCTGCTGTTTGCTGAAAACCATTGACGGGTGCTGTTTTAACTCACAGATTATTATGTGCCTATTGCCTATACAGTCACAGAGAAAACAACACTAAATCGGAGAGAAAGTACAACCAACTGTGTGTTATCCGAGACGATGTAGTTAGCTCCTGTGATTTACCTGTTCAATGCCACACTGACTTACTGACTGATGCTATTAATTATGAGCTGTGCTTGGTGTGGTCTGTAAAGGCTGCTACACACTAGCCCAACCGTTGGCCATCTGAAATGTTTTCCGTGTGTTCAGCGGTGTTGGAAGCTTTTGGAACTGCGCAGACGTTGTCTGGTCCAATTCAACATGCGAAGTCTGAGAGCGTTGGCGTCTGGCCACTTATTGGTTGCGTGAGCGAATCTTTGCGGTGCGTGGGATGGGCGGAGCGAGACTACCGTCTGCATCTCACGCAAGTGCAGAACATGCACGCTACTGTTAATTCGCGGTGTCTTTCAATGCAACTTTTCTGCCAAATGGGTCAGATGTGAGATAACGAATTGGTCGGATAAAGGCAGTTGATCTTTGGTTTGAGTCTGGGGGGTGTGTAGGCCCCTTAAGAGACTCCAgtgatgcgtgtttgtgtttttatgacgGCCGTCGCTGATGGTTTTACGTAGCTCCTGACATCTTCAGTGTTCAGCTCCTCTCTGATCTCCAGAGGCATCTGACCTCTCAAAGAAACCTCCCACGCCCAtgctctctacccccccccccccccccccccagctagGAACATGCTAAATTATGTAATCTCCTCCTGCCATTGAGGTCTAGCGACTCGCACATCCCCCTACCACCATCTGCAACCAGACCATCATCGGCTTTGCCATGAAAGTCAAATCCGACTTATTTTGTCCTCATGCCAGTTACACGCTTGGTACTCTGATGCTCATGAGTAAAACTCAAACTGAAGTTGATACAGTATGTGCTTGTTAAAAAACACTTATGCAGTTACTTATTTAAATGAACCATATAGAGATATGTTTAAGCCTAACACGCTGCTTAAAATTACACAAAAATGttcaacaaacatacacaaactcactcactcaatcataCTCCAAATCAACACTGCATACATTTGAAAAGTTAGTTGATACAAGACACTGTTGTTATGATTTGGGAAATAGACTCTTGGAATCACACCCAACCAGTTGGCAAGTTTGTTTGTGGTGTTTTCCATTAGGAAACCATTGGCTAATAGGAAGTTGTACTTCTGACACAACTGCAAAAAAAGCTGATGAATGGTGTTCCACTCACTGAATTCTTGATTCTCCTAATTTCTACCAGGAAACGCCTAACTCTGTGTTCCTGGTTATGGAGGTAAGTGCAACTCTATGTTTGAAACCTTGTATTCCCAACCAATATCTCCCTCAGTCTGGTTGTTTCGTAACACCTCTGGCATGCAGGAGAGGCAAAACAAACTCTGTTACCACAAATACTCTAGCTGGAAACGCCCCCAGCTTCCCTCAATCCGGTTTTCTAGGAACCCCTTTCTTTGAAACTTGAAAGCCATTGCCAGATTGTCATTCCTCTACTGCTACATTATAAAGCTCTCTTGCCTGAAAAACAATAATTGTTTTCTCTCCTTCTacctgctgttgtttttgtaaaactTGAATGCTGTTTTTTACAATCGCTATTATGTTAGGAATTGTTTTTGCTTATATGTTCccatatttatgttattttacatCAAAATAAGAATAAATGAGCATGGGTTATACTTAAGCTAAAGTCATGCTTGGTTAAGAATCCAAAAGTAATTTGTGGGACTGTAGTAAAAGCTGCTGGGAACCTTGCTATACACACTCCATGAACAACTATGAGGTAATCTCAAGAT harbors:
- the tmem97 gene encoding sigma intracellular receptor 2, yielding MGIRLLEYIFFFYFASHIPITLFIDLQALLPDQVYPNVLKDLLRWYAEEFKDPMVVDPPTWFKSFILCEALVQMPFFPVAAYAFFKGGCKWIRTPAIIYSTHVATTLVPILAHVLLFPFPLKPHAGPQTSKERLTLVSIYAPYLLVPLMLLFTMLFSSTYNSNSKVGNSSAKLKRQ